A window of Candidatus Palauibacter soopunensis contains these coding sequences:
- a CDS encoding histone deacetylase: protein MRRPRDFARTRRKFVEEAALGVAGLGLLPAAAWSCREAPDPGESGDASSDRATRPATGTGLLSDPRYLDHVLVRPDGGRPPEIPDRLVRIREELVARGLDEATVPLAPATEAMPHIEAHHAPEHVASIRELDVSGPVAALAVSGALTAIDAVVAGQVRNAFCAIRPPGHHANNTGAEEGFCYYSNAAVAARYAQQVHGFERVLVIDWDYHHGNATQNAFYDDPSVLFFSAHDWAAYPRTGDPALTGEGEGSGLNINVHLDCGATDADMLGRWDDTLSPAVAAFDPDFVILSAGFDSRVDDLLGCFALTDDAFRRMTRTAMDYADACCEGRVVSLLEGGYNLDGTALATAAHIETLLEG, encoded by the coding sequence ATGCGCAGACCGAGAGATTTCGCCCGCACCCGAAGGAAGTTCGTCGAGGAGGCCGCGCTGGGCGTCGCGGGCCTCGGCCTGCTTCCGGCCGCCGCCTGGTCCTGCCGGGAGGCGCCCGACCCGGGGGAGTCGGGGGACGCCTCCAGCGACCGCGCGACCCGCCCCGCGACGGGCACCGGGCTCCTCTCCGACCCCCGCTACCTGGACCACGTCCTGGTCCGGCCGGACGGCGGGCGCCCCCCGGAGATTCCCGACCGCCTCGTGCGCATCCGGGAGGAACTCGTCGCGCGCGGGCTGGACGAGGCCACGGTGCCGCTTGCGCCGGCCACGGAGGCGATGCCGCACATCGAGGCGCACCACGCGCCGGAGCACGTGGCGTCGATCCGCGAACTCGACGTCTCCGGCCCGGTTGCGGCACTCGCCGTGTCCGGCGCGCTCACCGCGATCGATGCGGTCGTCGCGGGGCAGGTGCGGAACGCGTTCTGCGCGATCCGCCCTCCGGGTCACCACGCGAACAACACCGGCGCGGAGGAGGGGTTCTGCTACTACAGCAACGCCGCCGTGGCCGCGAGGTACGCGCAGCAGGTGCACGGGTTCGAGCGGGTGCTCGTCATCGACTGGGACTACCACCACGGGAACGCGACGCAGAACGCCTTCTACGATGACCCGTCCGTGCTCTTCTTCTCCGCCCACGACTGGGCCGCATATCCGCGCACGGGCGACCCGGCCCTCACCGGCGAAGGCGAGGGAAGCGGACTCAACATCAACGTGCACCTCGACTGCGGCGCCACCGACGCGGACATGCTGGGCCGCTGGGACGACACGCTCTCGCCGGCCGTCGCCGCCTTCGATCCCGACTTCGTGATCCTCTCGGCGGGCTTCGACAGCCGGGTCGACGACCTCCTCGGCTGCTTCGCGCTCACGGACGACGCCTTCCGGCGCATGACGCGGACCGCGATGGACTACGCGGACGCCTGCTGCGAAGGGCGCGTCGTCTCCCTGCTGGAGGGTGGCTACAACCTCGACGGGACGGCGCTTGCCACCGCCGCCCACATCGAGACACTGCTCGAAGGGTAG
- a CDS encoding aldolase/citrate lyase family protein, with amino-acid sequence MAAGNTRRNPSLRTLRLLAGVTGGIALFHGCGGTPGEEETEAMAEPEEAADTRIVDGLAAGDAIFGLFSGDHTPEAGAAMAANRPLDFVFYSLESGPFDIPALEAYATGMSEASGHMMPHPMLLRIPPIRDGHDEARDRAAQGLAAGVSGIVYPHVETAEEAALAVDALGDAAWPGNPDGHLISFLLIEDQVGIDNVREIVSTPGVSAVSPGPGDLRRVYDGDMEKVEEAIQIVLAACLEFDVPCGVTAGVDDIAMRIEQGFRVIIVTQPEAVALGMAAAGR; translated from the coding sequence ATGGCCGCCGGAAACACGCGCAGGAACCCTTCTCTCCGAACCCTGAGGCTCCTGGCGGGCGTCACGGGAGGTATCGCCCTCTTCCATGGTTGCGGCGGAACGCCGGGAGAGGAGGAAACCGAAGCGATGGCGGAGCCCGAGGAGGCGGCCGACACCCGGATCGTGGACGGACTCGCGGCCGGGGATGCGATCTTCGGACTCTTCTCCGGCGATCACACCCCTGAAGCCGGCGCGGCCATGGCCGCGAACCGTCCTCTCGATTTCGTGTTCTACTCGCTGGAGTCCGGCCCCTTCGACATTCCCGCCCTCGAGGCTTACGCCACCGGGATGTCGGAAGCCTCGGGACACATGATGCCGCACCCGATGCTGCTGCGGATCCCCCCCATCCGGGACGGGCACGACGAAGCGCGGGATCGCGCCGCCCAGGGATTGGCGGCCGGCGTCTCCGGGATCGTCTACCCCCACGTCGAGACCGCCGAGGAAGCGGCTCTCGCCGTCGACGCGCTCGGCGATGCCGCCTGGCCGGGCAATCCCGACGGCCACCTGATCAGCTTCCTGCTCATCGAGGACCAGGTCGGGATCGACAACGTGCGCGAGATCGTCTCCACTCCCGGCGTCAGCGCCGTGTCGCCGGGGCCGGGCGATCTGCGGCGCGTCTACGATGGAGACATGGAGAAGGTGGAGGAGGCGATCCAGATCGTGCTCGCCGCCTGTCTCGAGTTCGACGTGCCGTGCGGGGTTACGGCGGGCGTGGACGACATCGCGATGCGGATCGAGCAGGGGTTCCGCGTGATCATCGTCACCCAGCCCGAAGCCGTCGCCCTCGGAATGGCCGCCGCCGGCCGCTAG